The proteins below are encoded in one region of Ricinus communis isolate WT05 ecotype wild-type chromosome 6, ASM1957865v1, whole genome shotgun sequence:
- the LOC107261485 gene encoding S-protein homolog 74-like: MRNTHINLAYYCLFILAALLAPFPSSASDQNQSRIAKLGEQKCSVHVTNGLGTRNLLAHCKSKDDDLGIRYVSVGSEFSWGFKMNFIGTTLYWCYLAPDTNSHVSMKVFWNNRNFTSKCDNFNCYWVAKDDGVYLRNFPRNIKEFYAAWQPGRLN; this comes from the coding sequence ATGAGGAATACCCATATCAACTTAGCTTATTATTGCTTGTTTATTTTGGCAGCACTACTGGCTCCATTTCCCTCTTCAGCCTCTGATCAAAATCAATCCAGAATTGCAAAATTAGGAGAACAAAAATGTAGTGTGCATGTTACCAATGGATTGGGCACAAGGAACTTGCTTGCTCATTGCAAGTCCAAAGATGATGATCTTGGCATCAGATATGTTTCTGTTGGGTCTGAATTTTCATGGGGATTCAAAATGAATTTCATTGGAACAACTCTGTACTGGTGCTATTTGGCCCCAGACACCAATTCTCATGTTAGTATGAAAGTATTCTGGAATAACCGAAATTTTACTTCAAAGTGTGACAATTTCAATTGTTATTGGGTGGCTAAAGATGATGGGGTCTATTTAAGGAATTTCCCAAGAAATATTAAAGAGTTTTATGCAGCTTGGCAACCAGGAAGATTGAATTAg